A genomic stretch from Bradyrhizobium sp. 195 includes:
- a CDS encoding flagellar motor switch protein FliG → MAAQVGIAPIKQRGVATLGGTEKVAALLLAMGRQAAASVLAQFEPQDIRIVTKAAAELRPITAQELESIVEEFAQQFSMGANILGTLGGLEAVLGDVLPADQVTAIMSDLLGNSSRSVWDRVSSVSENSLATYLSKEHPQTAALILSKVKPSCAAKVMSQLPSSLRNELMRRVLSLKPIVDDAMKVLEKTLHEDLTLNFARNLGADTYARVADIINKMERGHIEDMLKSLSEKRPKSAEVLKELLFTFDDVTNLTPKARTMIFDQVPTDRIVIALKGTDKHFRELILSSVASRVRRVVEHELAIGEPSNQRDVLEARRVITDLALELAEKGEIELNPEQEDELVFR, encoded by the coding sequence ATGGCGGCACAGGTCGGCATCGCCCCCATCAAGCAGCGAGGCGTTGCCACGCTGGGCGGAACGGAAAAGGTCGCGGCACTTCTGCTGGCCATGGGCCGGCAGGCGGCCGCGAGCGTGCTCGCGCAATTCGAGCCGCAGGACATTCGCATCGTCACCAAGGCCGCGGCCGAGCTGCGGCCGATCACGGCGCAGGAGCTCGAATCCATCGTCGAGGAGTTCGCCCAGCAATTCTCGATGGGCGCGAACATTCTGGGGACGCTCGGTGGCCTCGAAGCCGTGCTTGGCGATGTGCTTCCCGCCGACCAGGTGACGGCGATCATGTCGGACCTGCTCGGCAATTCGAGCAGGTCGGTGTGGGATCGCGTCTCGTCGGTGTCGGAAAACTCGCTGGCGACCTACCTGTCCAAGGAGCATCCGCAGACCGCGGCGCTGATTCTGTCCAAGGTCAAGCCGTCTTGCGCCGCCAAGGTGATGAGTCAGCTACCCTCGAGCCTGCGTAACGAATTGATGCGGCGCGTGCTGAGCCTCAAGCCGATCGTCGACGACGCGATGAAGGTTCTCGAGAAGACGCTGCACGAGGACCTGACACTCAATTTCGCCCGCAACCTCGGCGCCGACACCTACGCCCGCGTCGCGGATATCATCAACAAGATGGAGCGCGGCCACATCGAGGACATGCTGAAGAGCCTGTCGGAAAAGCGGCCGAAGTCAGCCGAAGTGCTGAAGGAGCTGCTGTTCACCTTCGACGACGTGACCAATCTGACGCCGAAGGCGCGCACCATGATCTTCGACCAGGTGCCGACCGATCGCATCGTCATCGCGCTGAAGGGGACCGACAAGCATTTCCGTGAGCTGATCCTGTCCTCGGTCGCCTCGCGCGTCCGCCGCGTTGTCGAGCACGAGCTCGCCATCGGTGAGCCTTCGAACCAGCGCGACGTGCTGGAGGCGCGGCGCGTGATCACCGATCTCGCGCTCGAGCTCGCGGAGAAGGGCGAAATCGAGCTCAACCCCGAGCAGGAGGATGAGCTGGTCTTCCGCTGA
- the flhB gene encoding flagellar biosynthesis protein FlhB: MAESSDQESKTEEPTEKKVRDALEQGKIPVSREASIFASMAALLVIQAFLIGQGVQQLTPTLTSLLDDPGGFPLSTGADAQNLLTVVGLQALRFLVPLVVILSVFGLAASLLQNAPRLVLQRITPDLSRISPIGGWSRLFGTQGLVEFAKSLFKLAAVTSVVVFVLRASEAKAFEAMYTDPVALPEMILNIAMRIVSAICIATIVLVAIDLAWARFHWRRELRMTKQEIKDEHKQAEGDPLIKARLRSLARDRSRQRMIASASRATLVIANPTHFAIALRYNREENPAPLVVAKGMDVIALKIREVAEQNRIPVIENKALARALYEAVQVDQVIPAEFFRPVAEIIYFLQSKQAPRTEKVQ; this comes from the coding sequence ATGGCAGAATCATCCGATCAGGAGAGCAAGACAGAAGAGCCGACCGAGAAGAAAGTCCGTGACGCGCTCGAACAGGGCAAGATCCCGGTCTCTCGGGAGGCCTCTATTTTTGCCTCGATGGCCGCGCTGCTGGTCATTCAGGCGTTCCTGATCGGTCAGGGCGTGCAGCAATTGACGCCGACGTTGACGAGCCTGCTGGACGATCCCGGAGGCTTCCCGCTCTCGACCGGCGCAGACGCGCAGAACCTGCTCACCGTGGTCGGCCTCCAGGCGCTGCGTTTCCTGGTGCCGCTGGTCGTCATCCTCTCGGTATTCGGGCTCGCCGCCTCGCTGCTGCAAAATGCGCCGCGCCTGGTGCTGCAGCGGATCACGCCGGACCTGTCGCGAATCTCTCCGATTGGTGGCTGGAGCCGGCTGTTCGGAACGCAAGGGCTCGTCGAGTTCGCCAAGTCGCTGTTCAAGCTCGCCGCAGTGACCTCCGTGGTCGTCTTCGTTCTGCGCGCATCGGAGGCGAAGGCGTTCGAGGCTATGTACACCGATCCGGTCGCGCTGCCGGAGATGATTCTCAACATCGCGATGCGGATCGTCTCGGCGATCTGCATCGCGACCATCGTCCTGGTGGCGATTGATCTCGCCTGGGCGCGCTTTCACTGGCGGCGCGAGCTGCGCATGACCAAGCAGGAGATCAAGGACGAGCACAAGCAGGCCGAGGGCGATCCGCTGATCAAGGCGCGCCTGCGCTCGCTGGCGCGCGACCGTTCGCGGCAGCGGATGATCGCGTCCGCATCGCGCGCGACGCTGGTGATCGCGAACCCGACGCATTTCGCGATCGCGCTGCGTTACAATCGCGAGGAAAACCCCGCGCCGCTCGTGGTGGCCAAGGGCATGGACGTGATCGCGCTGAAGATTCGCGAGGTCGCCGAGCAGAACCGGATCCCCGTCATCGAGAACAAGGCGCTGGCGCGCGCACTCTACGAGGCGGTCCAGGTCGATCAGGTGATCCCGGCGGAGTTCTTCCGCCCCGTCGCAGAGATCATCTACTTCCTCCAGTCGAAGCAGGCGCCGCGCACCGAGAAGGTCCAGTAG
- the flgB gene encoding flagellar basal body rod protein FlgB yields the protein MDQNGAIVGPLYLFELASSQARYLELRQSTIATNVANANTPGFKARDVEPFNKVLDGMPVRLATTSPSHLQLSATETDTRATAKKDSWEVVHSGNSVSLEQEMIKGSDVSRDYSMNSAIVRSFHRMVLAGAKA from the coding sequence ATGGACCAGAACGGGGCTATCGTGGGACCGCTTTATCTCTTCGAACTCGCATCGTCGCAGGCGCGCTACCTCGAGCTCCGCCAGTCGACCATCGCCACCAACGTCGCCAACGCGAACACGCCCGGCTTCAAGGCGCGCGACGTCGAGCCCTTCAACAAGGTGCTCGACGGCATGCCGGTGCGGCTTGCAACGACATCGCCGTCGCACCTGCAATTGTCCGCGACCGAGACCGACACGCGCGCGACCGCGAAGAAGGACAGCTGGGAAGTCGTTCATTCCGGCAACTCGGTCAGCCTTGAGCAGGAAATGATCAAGGGCAGCGACGTCAGCCGCGACTATTCGATGAACTCGGCGATCGTGCGGTCGTTCCACCGCATGGTCCTGGCCGGTGCCAAGGCCTGA
- the flgC gene encoding flagellar basal body rod protein FlgC, producing the protein MLDSLSASLTVASSGLEAQSTRMRIVSENLANATSTGRTAGADPYQRKTITFDAAMDRASGSQLAKVKEIGVDTTPYRVEYDPGHPAADKAGYVKLPNVNMMIEMADMREVNRSYEANLQVVKQVRSMLGMTIDLLRS; encoded by the coding sequence ATGCTGGACTCACTGAGCGCCTCTCTGACTGTTGCGAGCTCCGGGCTCGAGGCGCAATCGACGCGCATGCGCATCGTCTCGGAGAATCTCGCCAACGCGACCTCGACCGGGCGCACCGCCGGCGCCGATCCCTATCAGCGCAAGACCATCACCTTCGATGCCGCGATGGACCGCGCCTCGGGCTCGCAGCTCGCGAAGGTCAAGGAAATCGGCGTCGACACCACGCCATACCGCGTCGAGTACGATCCCGGGCATCCCGCCGCCGACAAGGCCGGCTACGTCAAGCTGCCGAACGTCAACATGATGATCGAGATGGCCGACATGCGCGAAGTCAACCGGTCCTATGAAGCCAATCTCCAGGTCGTGAAACAGGTCAGGTCGATGCTCGGCATGACCATCGATCTCTTGAGGAGCTGA
- a CDS encoding flagellar hook-basal body complex protein FliE: MLEAISSTAISAGQAASRATETQAIAPAAPTAIQPSDDVGFESVMKQVTTDAIGTLKAGEAASISAMQGKESTRRVVEALMSAEQALQSAVAVRDKVVQAYQEVVRMSI, encoded by the coding sequence ATGCTTGAGGCGATTTCATCCACGGCGATCTCCGCAGGACAGGCGGCGAGCCGCGCGACCGAGACGCAGGCCATCGCGCCCGCGGCGCCGACCGCGATCCAGCCCTCCGACGATGTCGGCTTTGAATCGGTGATGAAGCAGGTGACGACGGACGCGATCGGGACGCTGAAGGCGGGCGAAGCGGCGTCGATCTCGGCGATGCAGGGCAAGGAATCGACGCGGCGCGTCGTGGAGGCGCTGATGTCGGCCGAGCAGGCTCTGCAGAGCGCGGTCGCGGTTCGCGACAAGGTCGTGCAGGCCTACCAGGAAGTCGTCCGGATGTCGATTTGA
- the flgG gene encoding flagellar basal-body rod protein FlgG, giving the protein MKSLAIAATGMNAQQTNIEVIANNIANINSTSYKRARAEFTDLFYQMDRMQGVANVNGSSPIPEGANLGLGVKSAAIRKLHIQGALTQTGNPYDMAINGRGWFQVLGPNNEVQYTRAGSFNTNANGQLVTIDGYLLDPAITVPQGTVEVTVNATGQVFAKLDTEVNPRQIGQLNLANFANEAGLEPLGGNLYKETTASGTPVVGLPGDSGYGKINQKYLEASNVDPVKEITELISAQRAYEMNAKVIQASDEMAQTVSKGMR; this is encoded by the coding sequence GTGAAATCGCTCGCCATTGCGGCCACGGGCATGAACGCCCAGCAGACCAACATCGAAGTCATCGCCAACAACATCGCCAATATCAACTCGACGTCGTACAAGCGGGCACGCGCGGAGTTCACCGATCTGTTCTACCAGATGGACCGCATGCAGGGCGTGGCGAACGTCAACGGTTCCTCGCCGATCCCGGAAGGCGCCAATCTCGGTCTCGGCGTCAAGTCGGCGGCGATCCGCAAGCTGCACATCCAGGGCGCGCTGACGCAGACCGGCAACCCCTACGACATGGCGATCAATGGCCGCGGCTGGTTTCAGGTGCTTGGCCCGAACAACGAGGTGCAATACACCCGCGCCGGCTCGTTCAACACCAACGCCAACGGCCAGCTCGTCACCATCGACGGCTATCTGCTGGATCCCGCGATCACGGTGCCGCAGGGAACGGTCGAGGTCACTGTCAATGCCACCGGCCAGGTGTTTGCCAAGCTGGACACGGAAGTGAACCCGCGCCAGATCGGCCAGCTCAATCTCGCCAATTTCGCCAACGAAGCGGGCCTGGAGCCGCTGGGCGGCAATCTCTACAAGGAGACCACGGCGTCGGGCACGCCGGTCGTCGGCCTGCCGGGCGATTCCGGATACGGCAAAATCAACCAGAAATATCTCGAAGCCTCAAACGTCGACCCGGTCAAGGAAATCACGGAGTTGATCTCGGCGCAGCGTGCCTACGAAATGAATGCCAAGGTCATCCAGGCCTCGGACGAAATGGCCCAGACGGTCTCGAAGGGCATGCGCTAG
- the flgA gene encoding flagellar basal body P-ring formation chaperone FlgA — MLNRVGLIKRGLAAVLLILASARLAVAEEKRLPVPAVSIRAGELIRDDMITERAFATSLLGVAMFIEGRQVLVSRMARRALLPGQPIPSNAVEDPWTVARGAQVKVVVEDSGLSIVTYGSAMQSGAAGALIPVRNTDTGVIIRGIVQPDGTVKVVDGS; from the coding sequence ATGTTGAACAGGGTGGGCCTGATCAAGCGCGGGTTGGCCGCCGTGCTGCTGATTCTGGCTTCGGCGCGCCTCGCCGTGGCCGAGGAGAAGCGGCTTCCCGTGCCGGCGGTTTCGATCCGCGCCGGCGAGCTGATCCGGGACGACATGATCACCGAGCGCGCCTTCGCGACGAGCCTGCTCGGCGTTGCCATGTTTATCGAGGGACGCCAGGTCCTGGTCAGCCGCATGGCGCGGCGCGCGCTGTTGCCGGGCCAGCCCATTCCCAGCAATGCAGTGGAGGATCCCTGGACCGTCGCCCGCGGCGCCCAGGTCAAGGTCGTGGTGGAAGACAGCGGCCTGTCGATCGTCACTTACGGCTCGGCGATGCAGTCGGGTGCGGCCGGCGCGCTCATCCCGGTGCGCAACACCGATACCGGGGTGATCATCAGGGGCATCGTCCAGCCGGACGGCACCGTCAAGGTCGTGGACGGGTCATGA
- the flgI gene encoding flagellar basal body P-ring protein FlgI, with protein MTRILLALVLLLSAASAHAAVRIKDIADIKGLRENQIVGYGLVIGLNGTGDTLRNAPFTEQSLQSMLENMGINVRNETTSTNNPTRPTTLRTRNVAAVMVTADLPPSIGPGERMDVTVSSLGDATSLLGGTLVMTSLRAADGAVYAVAQGAITVAGFSVGGQAQNVSQGTPTAGRIPNGALVEREVQGSLHEMEFLVLELKNPDFVTATRILDAINRYAGGRYRAQIAFERDYRNIVLSKPRHIGPVRFLAEIGELTVEPDTPARVVINERTGTVVIGRDVRISTVAVTHGNLTVRVTEMPVVSQPAPFSRGQTVVVPQTVVEANEAGAQVAILSGVDLQRLVRGLNQIGLKPSGIIAILQAIKTAGALQADVIVQ; from the coding sequence ATGACCAGGATCCTGCTTGCGCTCGTCCTGCTGCTTTCGGCCGCCAGCGCCCATGCCGCCGTCCGTATCAAGGACATCGCGGACATCAAGGGGTTGCGCGAAAACCAGATCGTCGGCTACGGCCTCGTCATCGGCCTGAACGGCACCGGCGATACGCTTCGCAACGCTCCGTTCACGGAGCAGTCCCTGCAATCGATGCTCGAGAACATGGGCATCAATGTCAGGAACGAGACCACGAGCACCAACAATCCCACGCGTCCGACGACGCTGCGCACGCGCAACGTCGCGGCCGTGATGGTGACGGCGGACCTGCCACCCTCGATCGGCCCGGGCGAGCGCATGGACGTCACCGTGTCGTCGCTCGGCGATGCGACCTCGCTGCTCGGCGGCACGCTGGTCATGACGTCGCTGCGCGCGGCGGACGGCGCCGTCTATGCGGTGGCGCAGGGCGCGATCACGGTCGCCGGTTTCAGCGTCGGAGGACAGGCGCAGAACGTCAGCCAGGGCACGCCGACGGCCGGACGCATCCCGAACGGTGCGCTGGTTGAGCGCGAGGTGCAGGGAAGTCTCCATGAGATGGAGTTCCTGGTGCTGGAGCTGAAGAACCCCGATTTCGTCACGGCAACGCGCATCCTCGACGCCATCAACCGCTACGCCGGCGGACGATACCGCGCCCAGATCGCCTTCGAGCGCGACTACCGCAACATCGTGCTGTCGAAGCCGCGCCACATCGGCCCGGTCCGATTCCTCGCCGAGATCGGCGAGCTGACGGTCGAGCCGGACACGCCGGCCCGGGTGGTGATCAACGAGCGCACCGGCACGGTGGTGATCGGGCGCGACGTGCGGATATCGACCGTCGCCGTGACGCATGGCAATCTGACGGTCCGTGTCACGGAGATGCCCGTGGTATCGCAGCCGGCGCCGTTCTCGCGAGGCCAGACGGTGGTGGTCCCGCAGACCGTGGTCGAGGCCAACGAGGCCGGAGCGCAGGTGGCGATCCTCAGCGGGGTCGATCTCCAGCGCCTGGTGCGCGGGCTGAACCAGATCGGCCTGAAACCGTCCGGCATCATCGCGATCCTCCAGGCGATCAAGACGGCTGGCGCGCTCCAGGCCGATGTCATCGTGCAATGA
- a CDS encoding MotE family protein: protein MLKLDHKAKFLLLVAASVLAGASPVLALDEAKPSKPLNLLSFARARASGPQKPQPVTAMPGENASVRATAWAAEESGPAITGAVPDAETPAPAAAPAPTPATVRPAKPGSVMAPPKPAPPQAAATADNEVALFCSNVADPAVDARLAWQLKELEKAESLLRERIAEVEAKRAEYEKWMALRDDFLKKAEASVVEIYSRMKPDAAATQIAGMADETAAAVLAKLSPRSSSAIFNEMDTARAAHLADLLGGMRRVDDGKTK, encoded by the coding sequence ATGTTGAAGCTGGATCACAAAGCTAAATTTCTCCTGCTGGTCGCGGCATCAGTGCTCGCGGGTGCCTCGCCCGTGCTGGCCCTGGACGAAGCCAAGCCATCGAAGCCGCTCAACCTGCTCTCCTTCGCGCGCGCCCGCGCGTCCGGACCGCAGAAGCCGCAGCCGGTCACGGCGATGCCAGGCGAAAATGCGTCGGTCCGGGCGACGGCGTGGGCGGCCGAGGAGTCGGGACCCGCGATCACCGGCGCAGTGCCCGATGCCGAGACGCCTGCGCCAGCGGCTGCGCCCGCACCCACACCGGCAACGGTCCGTCCGGCCAAGCCCGGCAGCGTCATGGCGCCGCCGAAGCCTGCGCCGCCGCAGGCCGCGGCGACCGCCGACAACGAAGTCGCCCTGTTCTGCAGCAACGTTGCCGATCCCGCCGTCGATGCGAGGCTGGCCTGGCAGCTCAAGGAGCTGGAAAAGGCCGAGAGCCTGCTCCGCGAACGGATCGCCGAGGTCGAGGCCAAGCGAGCCGAATATGAAAAGTGGATGGCGCTGCGCGACGACTTCCTGAAGAAGGCCGAAGCGAGCGTCGTCGAGATCTATTCGCGCATGAAGCCCGATGCTGCAGCGACCCAGATTGCCGGCATGGCCGACGAGACCGCCGCCGCCGTGCTCGCCAAGCTCAGCCCGAGGAGCTCGAGCGCAATCTTCAACGAGATGGACACGGCACGCGCAGCGCACCTCGCCGACCTCTTGGGCGGAATGCGCCGCGTGGATGACGGAAAGACCAAATAG
- the flgH gene encoding flagellar basal body L-ring protein FlgH gives MKKPILILPLASMLLAGCFHDPSEVLTGPQMSPVGAGLRTQADPIPVTPRMRTPVSYRSTWDDGTDLYRDPRARRTGDVVTVIISMQDKAKLDNKTGRSRDSQVKFGLDWLMDVAGWNDKGSANANLSTNTQIKGNGQIDRTEDIKLSIAAIVTDVLPNGNMMISGSQEFRVNTEMRVLNVGGIVRPRDISRTNTISYEKIAEARVSYGGRGNLSDVQQPGWGHRIYDAVAPF, from the coding sequence ATGAAGAAGCCGATCCTCATCCTCCCGCTGGCCTCCATGCTTCTGGCCGGATGCTTCCATGACCCGTCCGAGGTCCTGACCGGCCCGCAAATGTCGCCGGTCGGCGCCGGCTTACGGACCCAGGCCGATCCGATCCCGGTGACGCCGCGCATGCGCACGCCCGTCAGCTATCGCTCGACCTGGGACGACGGCACCGATCTCTACCGCGATCCGCGCGCCCGGCGCACCGGCGACGTCGTGACGGTGATCATCTCGATGCAGGACAAGGCCAAGCTCGACAACAAGACCGGCCGCTCGCGCGATTCGCAGGTCAAGTTCGGGCTCGACTGGCTGATGGACGTCGCTGGGTGGAACGACAAGGGTTCGGCCAACGCCAATCTCAGCACCAACACCCAGATCAAGGGCAACGGCCAGATCGATCGCACCGAGGATATCAAGCTCTCGATCGCCGCCATCGTCACCGACGTGTTGCCGAACGGCAATATGATGATCAGCGGCTCGCAGGAATTTCGCGTCAACACCGAGATGCGCGTGCTCAACGTCGGTGGCATCGTGCGCCCGCGCGACATCTCGCGCACCAATACGATCTCCTACGAGAAGATCGCCGAGGCGCGCGTGTCCTATGGCGGTCGCGGAAATCTGTCCGACGTGCAGCAGCCTGGATGGGGACATCGGATCTATGATGCCGTGGCACCATTCTGA